A region from the Polaribacter sp. Hel1_33_78 genome encodes:
- a CDS encoding GNAT family N-acetyltransferase, with amino-acid sequence MNVISLRNADLKDLETLLEFEQGVIEAERPLDPFLAQGELFYYNIPELISSQQIHFIVAISNEKLVASGYLRLENSEHYHKNPEHGYIGFMYVKPSFRGQKISNLILKSLKDWAKAKNLKELRLDVYSNNTRAIKAYERFGFTKSLVNMRMDI; translated from the coding sequence ATGAATGTAATTTCTCTCAGAAATGCTGATTTAAAAGACTTAGAAACACTCTTAGAATTTGAGCAAGGAGTAATAGAAGCCGAAAGACCTTTAGATCCTTTTTTGGCACAAGGCGAGCTGTTTTATTACAATATACCTGAATTAATTTCTAGTCAACAAATCCATTTTATAGTTGCCATTTCTAATGAAAAACTGGTAGCTTCTGGTTATTTAAGATTAGAAAATTCTGAACACTATCATAAAAACCCAGAACATGGTTATATTGGTTTTATGTACGTAAAACCATCATTTAGAGGCCAAAAAATTAGCAATCTAATTTTAAAATCTTTAAAAGATTGGGCAAAAGCAAAAAACCTAAAGGAATTGAGATTAGATGTATATAGTAATAATACACGGGCGATAAAAGCTTATGAACGTTTTGGATTTACCAAAAGTTTAGTAAATATGAGAATGGATATTTAA
- a CDS encoding dihydroorotase, translated as MAKSILIKNARIVNENKTFLGDVLIENEIIKKISSEIKATENFEVIDAEGKLLIPGFIDDQVHFREPGLTHKATIATESRAAVAGGITTFIEMPNTVPQATTQDLLEDKFTIASKDSYANYSFMFGGTNDNLDELLKTDPKKVAGIKLFLGSSTGNMLVDNEQVLEKIFSSTKMIISVHCEDEATIKKNTQEFINKYGEDIPLKYHPIIRSEEACYLSSSKAIELAKKTGARLHIFHVSTAKETELFRNDIPLEEKQITAEVCIHHLWFSDKDYAEKGTHIKWNPAVKTETDRQGLWKALLDDRIDVLATDHAPHTLEEKNNVYTKAPSGGPLVQHAIPAILEKVKEGVISIEKAVEKMSHNPAKLFQIEKRGFIKEGYFADLVLIDTNKPQNVSKDTIFYKCGWSPFEGTTFSSTITHTFVNGNLMYKQGVFNDKIKGKRITFNR; from the coding sequence ATGGCAAAATCAATTTTAATAAAAAATGCAAGAATAGTAAATGAAAACAAAACTTTTTTAGGTGATGTTTTGATTGAAAACGAAATTATAAAAAAAATTTCATCAGAAATAAAAGCAACTGAAAACTTCGAAGTTATTGATGCTGAAGGTAAACTTTTAATTCCTGGTTTTATAGATGATCAAGTTCATTTTAGAGAGCCTGGCTTAACACACAAAGCAACTATTGCCACAGAAAGTAGAGCGGCTGTTGCTGGTGGAATTACTACCTTTATTGAAATGCCCAATACCGTTCCACAAGCTACAACTCAAGATTTATTAGAAGATAAATTTACAATAGCCTCTAAAGATTCATATGCAAACTATTCTTTTATGTTTGGTGGCACGAACGATAATTTAGATGAATTACTAAAAACAGACCCTAAAAAAGTAGCAGGAATTAAATTATTTTTAGGATCCTCTACAGGAAATATGTTAGTAGATAACGAGCAAGTTTTAGAGAAAATTTTCTCGTCAACAAAAATGATTATATCCGTACATTGCGAAGACGAGGCTACTATCAAGAAAAATACACAAGAATTTATAAACAAATACGGAGAGGATATTCCTCTAAAATATCACCCAATTATTAGAAGTGAAGAAGCTTGTTATTTATCCTCCTCAAAAGCAATTGAGTTGGCTAAAAAAACCGGAGCAAGACTGCATATTTTTCATGTATCAACAGCCAAGGAAACCGAACTTTTTAGAAACGACATTCCTTTAGAAGAAAAACAAATTACTGCAGAAGTTTGCATTCATCATTTATGGTTTTCTGATAAAGATTATGCAGAAAAAGGAACACATATTAAATGGAATCCTGCAGTAAAAACGGAAACTGATAGACAAGGTTTATGGAAGGCTTTGTTGGATGATAGAATTGATGTGTTAGCAACAGATCATGCACCTCATACTTTAGAGGAAAAAAACAATGTGTACACAAAAGCGCCAAGTGGCGGACCTTTGGTGCAGCATGCAATACCTGCTATTTTAGAAAAAGTAAAAGAAGGTGTAATTTCAATTGAGAAAGCAGTTGAAAAGATGAGTCATAATCCTGCTAAATTATTTCAAATCGAAAAAAGAGGTTTTATAAAAGAAGGTTATTTTGCTGATTTAGTTTTGATTGATACCAATAAGCCTCAAAACGTTTCTAAAGATACTATTTTCTATAAATGTGGCTGGTCTCCTTTTGAAGGGACTACTTTTTCATCAACCATAACACATACTTTTGTAAATGGTAATTTGATGTATAAGCAGGGGGTTTTTAATGATAAAATTAAAGGAAAAAGAATTACTTTTAATCGGTAA
- a CDS encoding DUF4296 domain-containing protein, protein MKNISYILIFSFLISCTSNTIFEKPKDLIPKDTMSLLIQEMMIASSAKHVKNKNLEKKIEYMSLVYDQFKIDSTRFQKSNLYYMSKIDLYQEIFKDAKVLLEKQKVFFEEISKRLDSIKKDSLDIIRAKNKKKIEKLEESKKRVLKIKPTI, encoded by the coding sequence ATGAAAAATATAAGCTACATACTAATTTTTAGTTTCTTGATTTCCTGCACAAGTAACACCATTTTTGAGAAACCAAAAGACTTAATACCTAAAGATACAATGAGTCTTTTAATTCAAGAGATGATGATTGCTTCTTCCGCAAAACATGTTAAAAACAAGAATTTAGAAAAAAAAATTGAGTACATGTCTTTAGTGTATGACCAATTTAAAATTGATAGTACACGTTTTCAAAAGAGTAACTTGTATTATATGTCTAAAATAGATTTGTATCAAGAAATTTTTAAAGATGCTAAAGTACTTTTAGAGAAGCAAAAAGTTTTCTTTGAAGAAATAAGCAAAAGGCTCGATTCTATAAAAAAGGATTCTCTTGATATAATTAGAGCAAAAAATAAAAAGAAGATTGAAAAATTGGAAGAATCAAAGAAAAGAGTTTTGAAAATTAAACCTACTATTTAA
- a CDS encoding SDR family oxidoreductase yields MILVTGGTGLVGSHLLYHLCLQNVAIRAIYRTKSSLENVKKVFRYYTENENLFSKIEWYQADITDVPKMIPAFSDVKQVYHCAAFISFNPKDYRKMRKVNIHGTAIIVNLCIAAKIEKLCFVSSIAAVGDSLKGKIVTEENEWNKELDNSGYSITKFGAEMEVWRASQEGVDVVVVNPGVILGSGFWNSGSGKLFSQVNNGFRFYTEGVTGFVSVQDVVKPMILLMNSPVKNERFILISENKSFKEIFFLIADTLGKSRPSIKIKPWQTNLFWRFAWCVSKIARKEPLLSKYSARSAHSVAEYSSEKIQKKINYQFEDLEKSVQRISKRYLK; encoded by the coding sequence ATGATTTTAGTCACTGGAGGTACGGGTTTAGTTGGTTCTCATTTGTTGTATCATTTATGTTTGCAAAATGTTGCAATTAGAGCTATCTATAGAACAAAATCGTCTTTAGAAAACGTAAAAAAAGTTTTTAGGTATTATACAGAAAATGAAAATTTATTTTCAAAGATAGAATGGTATCAAGCAGACATTACCGATGTTCCTAAAATGATCCCTGCTTTTTCTGATGTAAAGCAGGTATATCATTGTGCTGCATTTATTTCCTTTAATCCTAAAGATTATAGAAAAATGCGAAAAGTAAATATACATGGAACTGCGATTATTGTAAATCTTTGTATTGCTGCAAAAATTGAAAAATTATGTTTTGTAAGTTCTATTGCTGCTGTGGGTGATTCTTTAAAAGGGAAAATAGTTACTGAAGAAAATGAATGGAATAAAGAATTGGACAATAGTGGTTATTCTATCACCAAATTTGGTGCAGAAATGGAAGTTTGGAGAGCTAGCCAAGAAGGAGTTGATGTGGTTGTCGTAAATCCCGGAGTTATTTTAGGAAGTGGTTTTTGGAATTCTGGTTCGGGAAAATTATTTTCTCAAGTGAATAACGGATTCCGTTTTTATACGGAAGGAGTTACTGGTTTTGTGTCAGTACAAGATGTTGTAAAACCTATGATTTTATTGATGAATTCACCCGTTAAAAACGAACGTTTTATTTTGATTTCAGAAAATAAATCATTCAAAGAAATTTTCTTTCTAATTGCGGATACTCTTGGTAAAAGTCGACCGTCAATAAAAATAAAACCCTGGCAAACTAATCTCTTTTGGAGGTTTGCCTGGTGCGTCTCAAAAATCGCGAGAAAAGAACCATTGTTGAGCAAATACTCTGCAAGATCAGCTCATTCTGTAGCTGAATATTCATCAGAAAAAATACAAAAAAAAATAAATTATCAGTTTGAAGATCTCGAAAAATCAGTGCAAAGAATCTCTAAACGGTATCTTAAATAG
- the tyrS gene encoding tyrosine--tRNA ligase, giving the protein MNNFIAELQWRGMLHDSMPGTEEHLLEEMRSAYVGFDPTADSLHIGNLVPIMLLAHYQRCGHRPIALVGGATGMIGDPSGKSAERNLLDEKTLRHNQECVKAQLGHFLDFTSDEKNAAILVNNYDWMKDISFLEFIRDIGKHITVNYMMAKDSVKNRISAESKDGMSFTEFTYQMVQGYDFLHLFRENATTIQMGGSDQWGNITTGTELIRRIGGGKGYAITCPLITKSDGSKFGKSEGGNVWLDAKRTSAYKFYQYWLNTSDEDAEKYIKIFTFLNQETINALIEEHKETPHLRVLQKRLGKEVTVLVHGAVEYEKAIAASNILFGKSTASDLKSLDEQTFLDVFDGVPQATISASDFSEGLDMIGALAAKTNFLKSNGDARRALKENAISVNKEKVKEDFIITSDDLIANKYVLLQRGKKNYYLLIVA; this is encoded by the coding sequence ATGAATAATTTTATTGCAGAATTACAATGGAGAGGAATGTTGCACGACAGCATGCCAGGAACGGAAGAGCATTTGTTAGAAGAAATGAGAAGTGCTTATGTTGGTTTTGATCCAACAGCAGACTCTTTACATATTGGAAACTTAGTTCCTATTATGTTATTAGCACATTATCAGAGATGTGGTCATAGACCTATTGCTTTAGTTGGAGGGGCAACTGGTATGATTGGTGATCCTTCGGGGAAATCTGCTGAACGTAATTTATTGGATGAGAAAACATTACGACATAATCAAGAATGCGTAAAAGCACAATTAGGTCATTTCTTAGATTTTACTTCTGATGAAAAAAACGCTGCAATTCTGGTAAATAATTACGATTGGATGAAAGATATTTCATTCTTAGAATTTATTAGAGATATAGGTAAACATATTACCGTAAATTATATGATGGCCAAAGATTCTGTAAAAAACCGAATTAGTGCTGAATCTAAAGACGGCATGTCTTTTACAGAGTTTACCTATCAAATGGTTCAAGGGTATGATTTCCTTCATTTATTCAGAGAAAACGCTACCACGATTCAAATGGGTGGATCTGATCAATGGGGAAATATTACAACAGGAACTGAATTAATTAGAAGAATTGGCGGTGGAAAAGGGTATGCAATTACCTGCCCTTTAATCACAAAATCTGATGGTTCTAAATTCGGAAAATCTGAAGGAGGAAATGTTTGGCTAGACGCTAAAAGAACCTCAGCCTATAAATTTTATCAATATTGGTTAAATACTTCTGATGAAGATGCAGAGAAATATATTAAAATCTTTACTTTTTTAAATCAAGAAACAATCAATGCCTTAATTGAAGAGCATAAAGAAACACCTCATTTACGTGTTTTACAAAAACGTTTAGGAAAAGAAGTTACTGTCTTAGTGCATGGTGCAGTAGAATATGAAAAAGCCATTGCCGCTTCTAATATTTTATTCGGAAAATCTACAGCTTCTGATTTAAAATCTCTAGATGAACAAACATTTTTAGATGTGTTTGATGGTGTGCCTCAAGCTACAATTTCAGCTTCTGATTTTTCTGAAGGATTAGATATGATAGGAGCTCTAGCGGCAAAAACCAATTTTTTAAAATCTAATGGGGATGCAAGAAGGGCCTTAAAAGAAAATGCAATTTCAGTAAATAAGGAAAAAGTAAAAGAGGATTTTATCATTACTTCTGATGACTTAATTGCTAATAAATATGTTTTATTACAAAGAGGTAAGAAGAATTATTACCTATTGATTGTAGCATAA
- the mscL gene encoding large conductance mechanosensitive channel protein MscL — MKLYREFKEFAVKGNMIDIAIGVIIGAAFNKVVNVLVKEVLMPPLSFMTQGKNWANKKIVLREAGIVDGVVKLEEIAIGYGKLIEAGVDFLVIAFTVFLVVKVMNSIKKKADDPKNTTVVTPKNIELMNKTNELLEKQNAFLMKVLAQKK; from the coding sequence ATGAAATTATATAGAGAATTTAAAGAGTTTGCGGTTAAAGGAAACATGATTGATATTGCCATTGGCGTAATCATAGGAGCAGCCTTTAATAAGGTTGTGAATGTTTTGGTAAAAGAGGTTTTAATGCCACCTTTATCTTTTATGACACAAGGTAAAAATTGGGCAAATAAAAAGATCGTTTTAAGGGAGGCAGGTATAGTTGATGGTGTTGTAAAACTAGAAGAAATTGCAATAGGCTATGGAAAACTGATTGAAGCTGGTGTAGATTTTCTAGTGATCGCTTTTACTGTTTTTTTAGTTGTTAAGGTGATGAATTCCATTAAGAAAAAAGCAGACGACCCTAAAAATACAACTGTTGTAACTCCAAAAAATATTGAGTTAATGAATAAAACCAATGAGTTATTAGAAAAACAAAATGCGTTTTTGATGAAGGTGTTAGCGCAAAAAAAGTAG
- a CDS encoding acyl transferase: MQESIFNIQNEENFTRVALEVFRHQFKNNKVYRSFCDLLYVHPSDVTKVEQIPFLPIQFFKIKKVLSSLDEVKETFTSSGTTGSIASKHFVTDIKFYKESYLKAFAHFYGDIEDYVVLALLPNYLERNGSSLVFMVDDLIVKSKNPESGFYLNNIDELANKLISLDKKGQKILLIGVSFALLDLIEKHQFNLNNTIVMETGGMKGRRKELIRNELHQLLQEGFKVDEIHSEYGMTELLSQAYSKGKGVFETPSWMRILTRDTEDALSILPTGKAGGINVIDLANYNSCSFIATQDLGKVHQNKSFEIIGRFDNSDIRGCNLMVL; the protein is encoded by the coding sequence ATGCAAGAATCCATTTTTAACATACAAAACGAAGAAAATTTTACAAGAGTAGCTTTAGAGGTTTTTAGACATCAGTTTAAAAATAATAAAGTGTACCGTTCTTTTTGCGATTTGTTATATGTACATCCTTCGGATGTTACAAAAGTTGAGCAAATTCCTTTTTTGCCCATTCAATTTTTTAAGATAAAAAAAGTACTGTCTTCACTCGATGAAGTTAAAGAAACGTTTACAAGTTCTGGAACAACAGGTAGCATTGCAAGTAAACACTTTGTTACGGATATTAAATTTTATAAAGAAAGTTATTTAAAAGCGTTTGCTCATTTTTACGGAGATATTGAAGACTATGTTGTACTCGCTTTATTGCCAAATTATTTGGAGAGAAATGGTTCTTCTTTGGTTTTTATGGTTGATGATTTAATCGTAAAATCTAAAAATCCTGAAAGCGGATTCTATCTGAATAATATTGATGAATTGGCCAATAAACTGATTAGTTTGGACAAAAAAGGCCAAAAAATCTTGTTGATTGGTGTTTCTTTTGCATTATTAGATTTGATTGAAAAACATCAATTTAATCTTAATAACACTATAGTGATGGAAACTGGAGGAATGAAAGGAAGAAGAAAAGAATTGATTAGAAATGAGTTGCATCAATTATTGCAAGAAGGCTTTAAGGTAGATGAAATTCACTCAGAATATGGAATGACAGAACTTTTAAGTCAAGCCTATTCTAAAGGAAAAGGAGTTTTTGAAACGCCTTCTTGGATGAGAATTTTAACCCGAGATACAGAAGATGCATTAAGTATTTTACCAACAGGAAAGGCAGGAGGAATCAATGTAATTGATCTAGCAAACTATAATTCTTGCTCATTTATCGCAACTCAAGATTTAGGAAAAGTGCATCAAAATAAATCTTTTGAAATTATTGGGAGGTTTGATAATTCAGATATTCGAGGGTGTAATTTAATGGTATTATAA
- a CDS encoding isoaspartyl peptidase/L-asparaginase family protein, giving the protein MKKLLFMVSVLMIFFGCKADESMPEKEKTQKTNNFAIIIHGGAGTILKKNMSNEKEGEYKAKLEEAVKVGHKILKNGGTSQEAVMRTIQIMEASPLFNAGKGAVFTHEETNELDASFMDGKTLNAGAVAGVTNVKSPIELAIKIMTDSDHVMLSGRGASIFAEEKGLEIVNPSYFYTERRFKSLQRIKDREKTELDHDDKKAAFYDTDIKNSKFGTVGCVALDKNGNIAAGTSTGGMTNKRWGRIGDAPIIGSGTYANNKTCGVSSTGWGEYFIRSQVAYDISAQMEYQQKTLKQATKDVIQNKLTKLGGTGGVVALDKNGNMSFEFNTAGMYRASMNDKDALIVKIYKE; this is encoded by the coding sequence ATGAAAAAATTACTTTTTATGGTATCCGTTCTAATGATTTTTTTCGGATGCAAAGCAGATGAATCAATGCCAGAGAAAGAGAAAACTCAAAAAACAAATAATTTTGCAATAATAATTCATGGCGGAGCAGGTACTATTTTAAAAAAAAATATGTCTAATGAAAAAGAAGGCGAGTACAAAGCAAAGTTAGAAGAAGCCGTAAAGGTTGGCCATAAAATATTGAAAAACGGAGGAACAAGCCAAGAGGCAGTAATGAGAACAATTCAAATTATGGAAGCTTCACCATTATTTAATGCTGGAAAAGGGGCTGTTTTTACACATGAAGAAACGAATGAATTGGATGCGTCTTTTATGGATGGAAAGACTTTAAACGCTGGTGCAGTTGCAGGAGTTACAAATGTAAAAAGTCCTATTGAGTTAGCAATTAAGATTATGACAGATTCGGATCATGTAATGCTTTCCGGGAGAGGGGCCTCTATATTTGCAGAAGAAAAGGGTTTAGAAATTGTTAACCCGAGTTATTTTTATACAGAAAGACGTTTTAAATCCCTTCAAAGAATAAAAGATAGAGAGAAAACAGAATTAGATCATGATGATAAAAAGGCTGCTTTTTATGATACCGATATTAAAAATAGCAAATTCGGAACTGTTGGCTGTGTAGCTTTAGATAAAAATGGAAATATTGCTGCTGGAACTTCAACTGGAGGAATGACAAACAAACGTTGGGGGAGAATTGGTGACGCACCGATTATTGGTTCTGGAACCTACGCCAATAATAAAACTTGTGGGGTTTCTTCAACAGGTTGGGGAGAATATTTTATTAGAAGTCAGGTTGCATATGATATTTCTGCACAAATGGAATATCAGCAAAAAACATTAAAACAAGCTACAAAAGATGTGATTCAGAATAAACTAACAAAACTAGGAGGCACGGGAGGTGTAGTTGCATTAGATAAAAATGGAAACATGTCTTTTGAGTTTAATACGGCTGGAATGTACAGGGCTTCTATGAATGATAAAGATGCATTGATTGTGAAAATTTATAAAGAATAA
- a CDS encoding aldehyde dehydrogenase family protein translates to MTDFGIKEALLELGVKDINQGTSTGSNNFSNGEIIESYSPVDGKLIGKVKASTKEDFEKVMESATEAFLSFRNMPAPQRGEIVRQFGNKLREKKEALGKLVSYEMGKSYQEGLGEVQEMIDICDFAVGLSRQLNGQTIPSERPGHVMREQWHPIGVVGIISAFNFPVAVWAWNTALAWICGDVCVWKGSEKAPLCTVACQNIIADVLKENNLSEGISCIINGDYKVGEMMTTDTRIPLVSATGSTRMGRIVGATVAQRFGKSLLELGGNNAIIITPTADLKVVVPGAVFGAVGTCGQRCTSTRRLIIHESVYDKVRDAIVGAYGQLTIGNPLDERNHIGPLIDHDSVNTYLAAIEKAKAEGGTVLVEGGVLEGEGYESGCYVKPAIIEAENHFEIVQHETFAPILYLIKYTGEVENAIGKQNGVAQGLSSAIMTNELKEAEKFLSYAGSDCGIANVNIGTSGAEIGGAFGGEKETGGGRESGSDAWKVYMRRQTNTINYSDELPLAQGIKFDL, encoded by the coding sequence ATGACAGATTTTGGAATTAAAGAAGCCTTGCTGGAATTAGGCGTAAAAGATATAAATCAGGGAACTTCTACTGGTTCTAATAATTTTTCTAACGGCGAAATTATTGAATCATACTCTCCAGTTGACGGGAAACTGATTGGTAAAGTAAAAGCTAGTACCAAAGAAGACTTCGAAAAGGTAATGGAATCAGCTACGGAAGCTTTTCTCTCTTTTCGAAATATGCCTGCTCCGCAAAGGGGAGAAATTGTACGTCAGTTTGGAAATAAATTAAGAGAAAAAAAAGAAGCTCTTGGAAAATTGGTTTCTTATGAAATGGGAAAATCATACCAAGAAGGTTTGGGTGAGGTTCAAGAAATGATCGACATCTGTGATTTTGCTGTTGGATTGTCAAGACAATTGAACGGACAAACAATTCCTTCTGAAAGACCCGGGCATGTAATGAGGGAACAATGGCATCCAATAGGTGTTGTTGGTATTATTTCTGCATTTAATTTTCCTGTTGCAGTTTGGGCTTGGAACACAGCTTTAGCATGGATTTGTGGTGATGTGTGTGTATGGAAAGGTTCTGAAAAAGCACCTTTATGCACGGTTGCTTGTCAAAATATCATTGCAGATGTATTAAAAGAAAATAATTTATCAGAAGGAATCTCTTGTATTATTAATGGAGATTATAAAGTCGGTGAAATGATGACCACCGATACTAGAATACCGTTAGTTTCAGCAACTGGCTCTACAAGAATGGGAAGAATTGTTGGTGCAACTGTTGCACAACGTTTTGGAAAATCTTTATTAGAATTAGGCGGAAATAATGCCATTATTATAACACCAACTGCAGATTTAAAAGTAGTAGTTCCCGGAGCGGTTTTTGGCGCTGTTGGAACTTGTGGACAACGTTGCACATCTACAAGAAGATTAATTATTCACGAATCTGTATATGATAAAGTAAGAGATGCCATTGTTGGTGCGTATGGGCAATTAACGATCGGAAACCCTTTAGATGAAAGAAATCATATTGGACCATTAATCGATCATGATTCTGTAAACACTTATCTAGCTGCCATTGAAAAAGCAAAAGCTGAAGGTGGAACTGTTTTAGTTGAAGGCGGTGTTCTAGAAGGAGAAGGTTACGAAAGCGGCTGTTATGTAAAACCAGCTATTATCGAGGCTGAAAATCATTTCGAAATTGTACAGCATGAAACTTTTGCACCTATTTTATACTTAATAAAATATACTGGCGAAGTAGAAAATGCTATCGGAAAACAAAACGGTGTTGCGCAAGGATTATCATCTGCAATTATGACCAACGAATTAAAAGAGGCTGAAAAATTCTTGTCTTATGCCGGTTCAGATTGTGGTATTGCAAACGTAAACATTGGAACTTCTGGTGCAGAAATAGGTGGCGCTTTTGGTGGTGAAAAAGAAACAGGTGGCGGCCGTGAATCAGGTTCTGATGCATGGAAGGTATATATGAGAAGACAAACAAATACCATTAACTATTCTGATGAATTACCTTTAGCACAAGGAATTAAGTTTGATCTTTAA
- a CDS encoding DUF1295 domain-containing protein, whose protein sequence is MSQFIQVTFLIWILVTLLWAWSVLIKNVSIVDIFWGFGFVVVNTFYVYNLEEINPRNWLLLALVSIWGLRLSIYLALRNIGKGEDFRYQQFRKDYGEKRYWWFSYFQVFLLQGGLILIVSLPLLGIHSNTTLGEFIWLDYIAIFVWGIGFSFEAGGDYQLYQFKKNPSNKGKVLNTGFWRYTRHPNYFGDTAVWWAYALFSVAAGGYWQIIGAVIMTLLIIKVSGVALLEKTLNNTKPKYKEYIANTNSFFPWFPKK, encoded by the coding sequence ATGTCACAATTTATACAAGTAACATTTTTAATTTGGATTCTAGTAACCCTGCTTTGGGCATGGAGTGTTTTGATTAAAAATGTAAGCATTGTAGATATTTTCTGGGGTTTTGGTTTTGTAGTTGTCAATACTTTTTATGTGTACAATTTAGAAGAAATAAATCCAAGAAATTGGTTATTGTTAGCGCTAGTTTCTATTTGGGGTTTGCGTTTAAGTATCTATTTAGCGCTCAGAAATATTGGTAAAGGAGAAGATTTTAGATACCAACAATTCAGAAAAGATTATGGCGAAAAACGATATTGGTGGTTTAGTTATTTTCAAGTTTTTTTGCTACAAGGCGGTTTAATTCTAATTGTTTCTTTACCTCTATTAGGTATTCACTCCAATACAACTCTTGGAGAATTCATTTGGTTAGATTACATCGCAATTTTTGTTTGGGGTATTGGTTTTAGCTTTGAAGCAGGTGGCGATTATCAATTGTACCAATTCAAAAAAAATCCAAGCAATAAAGGAAAAGTTTTAAATACGGGTTTTTGGAGATATACAAGGCATCCTAATTATTTTGGAGATACTGCAGTTTGGTGGGCATATGCTTTATTTAGTGTTGCTGCAGGTGGTTATTGGCAAATTATTGGAGCGGTAATTATGACCTTATTAATTATAAAAGTTTCTGGAGTTGCCTTGCTAGAAAAAACATTAAATAACACAAAACCAAAATATAAGGAGTATATAGCAAACACGAATTCCTTTTTTCCTTGGTTTCCTAAAAAATAA
- a CDS encoding SDR family NAD(P)-dependent oxidoreductase gives MNKTAFITGATSGIGKATAEIFAKNNIRLILCGRRAERLKELQNELSKLTEVTTLQFDVSKRTEVEAAMNALPENFKQIDILINNAGNAHGLSTIQDGNVDDWDAMLDINVKGLLYVSKAIIPQMIENNNGFIVNIGSTAGKEVYKNGNVYCASKFAVNALNKSMRLDLNEHNIRVSAIHPGLVQTEFSEVRFKGDIERAETVYKGYKALQAEDVADVIHFVITRPYHVNIEDLVVFPTAQASATMIHKT, from the coding sequence ATGAATAAAACAGCATTTATTACAGGAGCAACATCAGGAATTGGAAAGGCAACTGCAGAAATTTTTGCCAAAAATAATATTAGGTTAATTCTGTGTGGTAGAAGAGCAGAGCGCCTAAAAGAACTTCAAAATGAATTAAGTAAACTAACAGAAGTAACTACTTTACAGTTTGATGTTTCTAAAAGAACAGAAGTTGAAGCCGCCATGAATGCACTTCCCGAAAACTTTAAACAAATAGATATTTTAATAAATAATGCAGGTAATGCCCATGGATTATCAACGATACAAGACGGAAATGTTGATGACTGGGACGCAATGTTAGATATTAATGTAAAAGGGTTGTTGTATGTTTCAAAAGCGATCATTCCTCAAATGATTGAAAACAATAATGGTTTTATCGTAAATATTGGATCTACAGCAGGAAAAGAGGTTTATAAGAACGGAAATGTATATTGTGCATCAAAGTTTGCTGTGAACGCCTTAAATAAGTCTATGAGATTAGATTTGAATGAACACAATATTAGAGTTTCTGCAATTCATCCAGGTTTGGTACAAACCGAATTTTCTGAGGTTCGTTTCAAAGGTGATATAGAAAGAGCAGAAACGGTTTACAAAGGCTATAAAGCATTACAGGCAGAGGATGTTGCAGATGTTATTCATTTTGTTATTACAAGACCATATCATGTAAATATAGAAGATTTGGTAGTTTTTCCTACAGCACAAGCAAGTGCAACTATGATTCATAAAACCTAA